One region of Solanum pennellii chromosome 6, SPENNV200 genomic DNA includes:
- the LOC107021968 gene encoding uncharacterized protein LOC107021968, translating into MGLADTIQENNQASNQNRAKAMIFLRHHLDEGLKMEYLTVKDPLVLWNNLKDRYDHLKLVVLPQARYDWIHLRLQDFKSISEYNSSMFKIISQLKLCGENITDHDMLEKTFSTFPASSMLLQQQYREMGFKKYSELISHLLVAEQHNDLLMKNHESRPTGSMPFPEVNTANFHQSKREKGRGPSRGRGRGRGRNLNHGDRLALNNNIQHQQCKKKNEKHDVVQKKNSDNKCYRCGGKGHWSRTCRTPRHLVELYQASLKEVKNNAEANFITEDTVEPMHLDVADFFENPEGKIDHLIGDGSVII; encoded by the coding sequence ATGGGTCTAGCAGACACcatccaagaaaataatcaagcatCGAATCAAAACCGTGCTAAGGCGATGATATTTCTCCGTCATCACCTTGATGAGGGtttgaaaatggaatatctcaCTGTTAAGGATCCTCTGGTGTTGtggaacaatttaaaagatagataTGACCACCTGAAGTTGGTTGTCCTTCCACAGGCACGTTATGATTGGATCCACttgagacttcaagattttaaatctatcaGTGAGTATAACTCttctatgtttaaaattatctcacaattaaaattatgtggagaaaataTCACTGACCATGATATGCTGGAAAAAACGTTTTCCACTTTCCCTGCCTCGAGTATGCTTCTGCAGCAGCAATACCGAGAAATGGGATTTAAAAAGTATTCCGAATTAATCTCACATCTCCTTGTTGCTGAACAACATAATGATTTACTGATGAAAAACCATGAAAGTCGACCTACTGGTTCTATGCCATTTCCTGAAGTAAATACGGCAAATTTTCACCAATCTAAGCGTGAAAAAGGTCGTGGCCCCAGTCGTGGCCGTGGTCGTGGTCGAGGAAGAAATCTCAATCATGGTGATCGTCTTGCACTAAATAATAACATTCAACACCAGCAGtgtaaaaagaagaatgaaaaacatgacgtagtgcagaagaaaaattcagaCAACAAATGTTATCGATGTGGAGGAAAAGGACATTGGTCACGTACCTGTCGTACGCCAAGGCACCTGGTTGAGTTATATCAAGCTTCCCTGAAGGAGGTGAAAAATAACGCAGAAGCCAACTTTATCACGGAAGATACTGTTGAACCCATGCATCTAGATGTAGCGGATTTCTTTGAGAACCCCGAAGGAAAGATAGATCACCTGATAGGTGATGGGTCtgtgataatataa
- the LOC107022010 gene encoding mediator of RNA polymerase II transcription subunit 33A-like: METVTVRSSQWDRVTELTKLAQERNTDPLVWAMELSSSLNSAGISMPSTDVAELLVSHICWSNNVPNAWKLLEKALVFRIVPPLFVLALLSTRVIPARRSYPMAYRLYMELLKRYAFSLPSLINGPNYQKIMESINDTLHLSQIFELQGSESGMHVIEYVFAVVCQLLDASLDDEGLLELTAEKKSRWPVATQEMEISNRDGFAGKRVEHREGLCRMNTVQAIEIIGELFGDKLTSMILYLARRNMPTHWDSFMQHLHLLVSNSSALRNSKKISPEALVLLISKNRGVLSRECKTSSRKFLHAVMASGSFALSASRCDDASTSVLWLPIDLFLEDTMDGSKVAATSAADTLTGLVKALRAVNCTSWKNTFFGLWISALRLVNRERDPSEGPVPRLDTCLCLLLSITPLAITNIIKEEENDSSTSDQRTEATGKHRQALVSSLQQLHDYEGLLTPPLPAIPLANQAALKAMMFLSGISGGSEYFDGLRLNDMPVNCAGSLWHLIVEACIARNILDTSAYLWPGYVKGQCNQVPRNMSAPSPSWSSLMKGSPLTPPMVSVLVSTPASSLAEIEKIYEIAVNGPAEDKISAAAILCGASLARGWNIQEHTVLFITRLLSPSVPSDYSGSDSHLISYAPFLNVLIVGISSVDCIQILSLHGLVPQLVGALMPICEAFGSCPPNVSWTLMSEEITSHAVFSNAFTLLLTLWRFDQPPLEHVTRDVPVGSHLTPEYLLLVRNSQLAFSEDLLKDQSKSKQLSRVLSQLPREPIFMDSFPKLKCWYRQHQACIASPLSGLVPGTPVHQIVEALLNFMFRKINSAGQSLIPPTSSGSNSSGSGNEEISPHLKLPAWDILEAVPFVLNAALTACAHGTLSPRELATGLKHLADFLPASLATITSYFSAEVTRGIWKPASMNGTDWPSPAANLATVEQQVKKILADTGVDVPSLSVGGSSPAILPLPLAVLVSLTITYKLDRDTDRFLNLMGAAVSNLATSCPWPCMPVMAALWAQKVRRWSDFLVFSASRTVFHHSSDAVVQLLRVCFTATLGLGRSSIESNGGVGSLLGHGFGSHFSGGISAVAPGILYLRVHRAVRNVMFMSEEIVSLLMHFVRDIADSGVPAKDLEKLKKTRGDIRSLSSQKTDIGFPASCHVSLAAAMVRVKLAASLGASLVWITGGLSLVQSLLKETLPSWFISAHRSEPNGGVSEGMVARLRGYALAYLAVLCGTFCWGVDSSSPTSKWRPSMLGAHLDFLASALDGKISLGCNKATWRAYVSGFVSLIVGCTPSWLLEVDLQVLKRLSKGLKRCDEEVLALALLEASGVGAMGTAAEMIIEGSLNFAR; the protein is encoded by the exons ATGGAAACGGTAACCGTACGTTCGAGCCAATGGGACAGAGTGACGGAGCTGACGAAATTGGCTCAGGAAAGAAATACCGATCCATTGGTATGGGCCATGGAGCTTTCCTCCAGTCTTAACTCCGCCGGCATATCTATGCCGTCGACCGACGTTGCCGAACTTCTCGTATCTCATATTTGTTGGTCCAATAATGTTCCTAATGCTTGGAAGCTTCTAGAGAAAGCTTTGGTGTTTAGAATTGTCCCACCTTTGTTCGTTCTCGCCCTTCTCTCTACAAG AGTAATTCCTGCTCGAAGGAGCTATCCGATGGCATACAGGCTGTATATGGAACTTCTAAAAAGATATGCTTTTTCATTACCATCTCTAATTAATGGTCCAAATTATCAAAA GATTATGGAATCGATAAATGATACTCTTCATCTTTCCCAGATATTTGAACTCCAGGGATCTGAAAGTGGAATGCATGTGATTGAATATGTTTTTGCAGTTGTATGTCAGTTACTTGATGCCTCACTTGATGATGAGGGGCTGCTGGAACTGACTGCCGAAAAGAAGTCTAGGTGGCCAGTTGCAACTCAAGAAATGGAAATCAGCAACCGTGATGGCTTTGCTGGAAAAAGAGTTGAACATCGTGAAGGATTATGTAGAATGAACACTGTACAGGCTATTGAAATAATTGGCGAACTTTTTGGAGACAAACTGACATCCATGATTCTTTACTTGGCACGTAGGAACAT gCCCACACATTGGGATTCTTTCATGCAGCACTTACACCTTCTAGTGTCAAACTCGTCAgctttaagaaactctaagaaAATTTCTCCGGAGGCTTTGGTACTGTTGATATCCAAAAACCGTGGAGTCCTCTCCCGAGAATGCAAAACAAGCTCACGGAAATTTCTTCATGCTGTTATGGCTTCTGGATCATTTGCACTTTCTGCTAGTCGGTGTGATGATGCTAGTACATCAGTTCTCTGGCTACCGATTGATCTCTTTCTTGAAGATACGATGGATGGATCAAAAGTGGCAGCTACAAGTGCTGCTGACACCCTTACTG GTCTGGTGAAGGCTCTGCGGGCAGTTAACTGTACATCGTGGAAGAACACATTTTTTGGGTTGTGGATTTCAGCCCTAAGGCTTGTTAATAGA GAAAGGGATCCCAGTGAGGGACCAGTACCTCGTCTTGATACTTGCTTATGCTTATTGTTGTCTATTACACCGCTAGCAATTACCAACATTATTAAAGAAGAGGAAAATGATAGCAGCACTAGTGATCAAAGAACAGAGGCCACAGGAAAACATCGTCAGGCCTTGGTTTCTAGCTTACAGCAATTGCATGATTATGAAGGCTTGTTGACCCCACCACTGCCTGCAATTCCCTTGGCAAACCAAGCTGCTTTGAAAGCAATGATGTTCCTCTCAGGGATAAGTGGGGGAAGTGAGTATTTTGATGGGTTGAGATTGAATGACATGCCTGTTAATTGTG CTGGGAGCTTGTGGCACCTTATTGTTGAGGCTTGCATTGCTAGAAACATTTTGGATACATCTGCTTATTTATGGCCGGGATATGTAAAAGGTCAATGCAATCAAGTGCCTCGTAACATGTCAGCCCCATCGCCTAGCTGGTCATCATTGATGAAGGGGTCTCCCCTCACTCCTCCAATGGTCAGTGTATTAGTTTCAACACCCGCTTCAAG CTTAGcagaaatagagaaaatatatgAGATTGCTGTCAATGGTCCAGCTGAAGACAAGATTTCTGCCGCTGCTATTCTCTGTGGGGCTTCTCTTGCTCGTGGTTGGAATATTCAG GAACATACGGTTCTATTTATCACTAGGCTGCTATCACCTAGTGTTCCTTCTGATTATTCTGGAAGTGATAGCCATTTGATTAGCTATGCTCCATTTCTGAATGTTCTTATTGTTGGTATATCATCTGTCGACTGTATCCAGATACTTTCTTTGCATGGATTG GTTCCTCAGCTTGTTGGTGCATTGATGCCAATTTGTGAAGCCTTCGGTTCTTGTCCACCCAATGTTTCTTGGACTCTAATGTCGGAAGAAATTACTTCACATGCCGTTTTCTCGAATGCATTCACACTTCTATTGACATTGTGGAGGTTTGATCAGCCACCGCTTGAGCATGTCACAAGAGATGTTCCTGTGGGATCCCATCTAACTCCTGAATATTTATTGCTGGTTCGCAACTCTCAGTTGGCATTCTCTGAGGATTTGCTGAAAGATCAAAGCAAAAGCAAGCAATTGTCTAGAGTTCTCAGTCAGTTACCTAGAGAACCCATATTTATGGATTCTTTTCCTAAACTAAAATGTTGGTACCGGCAACATCAAGCATGTATTGCATCACCTCTCTCAGGTCTCGTCCCTGGAACTCCTGTTCATCAGATAGTTGAAGCACTGCTGAACTTCATGTTCCGAAAAATAAATAGTGCTGGGCAGTCACTTATACCTCCAACTTCAAGTGGTAGTAACTCATCTGGGTCTGGAAATGAAGAGATATCTCCTCATCTTAAGCTGCCTGCTTGGGATATTTTGGAAGCTGTTCCTTTTGTGCTTAACGCTGCTCTCACGGCATGTGCTCATGGGACCTTGTCACCGCGTGAACTAGCCACAG GTCTTAAGCATCTAGCTGACTTTCTTCCTGCATCTTTGGCAACAATTACAAGTTACTTTTCAGCTGAAGTGACACGGGGTATTTGGAAGCCTGCTTCTATGAATGGAACTGATTGGCCAAGTCCTGCTGCAAATTTAGCAACAGTGGAACAACAAGTTAAGAAAATCCTAGCTGACACTGGTGTTGATGTCCCCAGTCTCTCTGTAG GTGGAAGTTCTCCAGCTATTCTTCCTTTGCCCCTGGCAGTCCTTGTGAGCCTCACCATTACATATAAACTTGATAGAGATACTGACCGCTTTCTGAACTTGATGGGTGCAGCAGTGAGTAACCTGGCTACAAGTTGTCCTTGGCCATGTATGCCTGTTATGGCTGCCCTATGGGCTCAAAAGGTTAGAAGGTGGAGTGACTTTCTTGTTTTCTCTGCGTCCCGGACTGTTTTCCACCACAGCAGTGATGCAGTTGTTCAACTTCTTCGTGTCTGCTTTACAGCTACACTAGGTTTAGGTAGATCTTCTATAGAAAGCAATGGTGGGGTCGGTTCACTTCTTGGTCATGGATTTGGTTCGCATTTTTCTGGTGGCATTTCTGCTGTTGCCCCTGGTATACTCTACTTGCGTGTTCATAGAGCTGTCAgaaatgtcatgtttatgtcAGAAGAGATAGTCTCCCTTTTGATGCATTTTGTCAGAGATATTGCGGATAGTGGAGTCCCTGCTAAGGATTTGGAGAAACTGAAGAAAACTAGAGGTGATATAAGGTCTCTCTCTAGTCAGAAAACAGATATTGGATTCCCTGCATCTTGTCACGTCTCTCTTGCTGCAGCAATGGTCCGTGTCAAGCTTGCAGCTTCATTGGGTGCTTCATTAGTTTGGATTACGGGTGGTTTAAGTCTAGTCCAATCTTTGCTGAAAGAAACATTGCCATCTTGGTTTATATCAGCACATAGGTCAGAGCCTAACGGTGGTGTCTCAGAAGGAATGGTTGCAAGGCTAAGGGGTTATGCCCTTGCATACTTAGCAGTGCTGTGTGGAACATTTTGTTGGGGGGTGGATTCATCATCACCCACATCCAAATGGCGACCAAGTATGCTCGGAGCACACTTGGACTTTCTTGCGAGTGCCTTAGATGGCAAAATATCACTTGGTTGTAACAAGGCTACATGGAGAGCATACGTGTCGGGATTCGTAAGCTTGATAGTAGGATGCACACCAAGCTGGCTTCTTGAGGTGGATCTTCAAGTTTTGAAGAGGCTGAGCAAGGGATTGAAACGGTGCGATGAAGAAGTATTAGCTCTCGCGCTTTTGGAAGCTAGTGGTGTTGGTGCTATGGGTACTGCTGCTGAAATGATTATAGAGGGGAGCTTGAACTTTGCTAGATGA
- the LOC107021966 gene encoding uncharacterized protein LOC107021966: MPLRDQKMLAVFQRLALPIFSGAIGEDAHEFQLTCQEQLQSLSLLESRGADFTAHHFGGPARQWWRTYRESRPAGSPHISWSEFSEAFLARFMPRSVKDRLRDQFSRLEQGSMTVSEYEARFHELSRHATMILPTEGERVRCFVRGLRYRLRVDTEHMVSAGRSFLDVVDHARSMEHIHREAQGGSDKRARYQGSYSESQTRGRDSYDRARQRFQHVQNSWPVQAALPVSEGGQYQQSGPSTGQNSRGSDSFPSCRGRRMPPARSGAIVPAPPTSRPVSAVSSSARGGGQVQDRRESRQGTRGGAWGGRSGGRSGAPGRGAQGHFYVAPARAAAEASDDVISGTLFLCHQPATILFDPGSTFSYVSIYFAPRLGMRSESLAEPVHVLTPVGEFLVVDQVLRSCLVTIQGYDTRADLIMLDMIDFDVILGMDWLSPYHVVLDCYAKTVTLSMPGVPPVLWQTAYSHTPTGIISFVRARRLVASGCLAYLAHIRDVSREGPSVDSVPVVREYADVLPTELPGLSPVCDIDFAIVLEPGTRSISIPPYRMALAELRELSVQLKDLLGKGFIRPRCHRIFKIDLRSGYHQLRIREADIPKTAFRTRYGHYEFLVMSFGLTNAPAAFMDLMTRVFRPYLDSFVIIFIYDILVYSRSRSEHEQHLRIVLQTLRDQQLYNKFSKCEFWLASVAFLGHVVSKEGIRVDSTKIEAIRDWDRPTSVTEVRSFVGLASYYRRFVEGFSTIAAPLTRLTRQDIPFVWSEECEMSFLKLKELLTSAPILTLPIEGESFTIYCDASGVGVGCVLMQQGRVIAYASRQLKVLERNYPTHDLELAAVVFALKIWRHYLYRVRCEIYTDHKSLQYIMSQRDLNSRQRRWIELLKDYDLSILYHPGKANVVADALS, from the exons ATGCCACTACGGGATCAGAAGATGCTTGCGGTATTTCAGAGGTTGGCACTGCCTATATTCTCAGGGGCGATTGGAGAGGACGCTCACGAATTCCAGCTCACTTGCCAGGAGCAGTTACAGTCATTAAGTCTTTTAGAGTCGAGAGGAGCTGACTTTACCGCTCATCATTTTGGTGGGCCAGCCAGGCAGTGGTGGCGCACGTATCGAGAGTCTAGGCCAGCTGGATCTCCTCATATATCTTGGAGTGAGTTCTCAGAGGCTTTCTTGGCCCGGTTCATGCCACGGAGCGTCAAAGATAGGCTTCGTGATCAGTTCTCTAGATTAGAGCAGGGATCTATGACCGTTTCAGAGTATGAGGCGAGGTTCCATGAGTTGTCTCGCCATGCTACTATGATCCTGCCCACAGAGGGAGAGAGAGTTCGTTGTTTTGTACGTGGGTTGCGATATCGTTTGAGGGTTGACACAGAGCATATGGTTTCAGCTGGCCGTTCTTTTCTTGATGTGGTCGATCATGCCCGATCCATGGAGCATATTCATCGTGAGGCCCAAGGGGGTAGCGATAAGAGGGCACGCTACCAGGGCAGCTATAGCGAGTCGCAGACTAGGGGGAGAGACTCATATGATAGGGCCCGTCAGAGGTTCCAGCACGTTCAGAACAGTTGGCCTGTTCAGGCGGCATTACCTGTTTCTGAGGGAGGCCAATATCAGCAGAGTGGTCCTAGTACAGGCCAGAATTCGAGGGGATCAGATTCCTTTCCTTCATGCCGCGGTCGG AGAATGCCCCCGGCGAGGTCGGGGGCGATTGTACCAGCTCCACCTACATCTAGACCAGTTTCAGCCGTGTCTTCTTCGGCTAGAGGAGGTGGTCAGGTTCAGGACCGTCGAGAGAGTCGACAGGGTACCAGGGGTGGCGCTTGGGGAGGCAGGTCAGGTGGTAGATCGGGTGCACCAGGTAGAGGTGCTCAGGGCCATTTCTACGTAGCCCCGGCAAGGGCGGCGGCTGAGGCATCTGACGATGTCATCTCAGGTACTCTCTTCTTATGCCATCAGCCTGCTACAATATTATTTGATCCAGGGTCCACATTCTcgtatgtatctatttattttgcTCCCCGATTGGGTATGAGGTCCGAGTCTTTGGCAGAGCCGGTTCATGTTTTGACCCCGGTAGGTGAGTTCTTAGTAGTGGATCAAGTATTGCGATCTTGCTTAGTGACTATCCAGGGTTATGATACTAGAGCTGATCTTATTATGCTagatatgattgattttgatgtgattttggGTATGGACTGGTTATCCCCATATCATGTGGTCTTGGATTGCTATGCCAAGACTGTTACCTTATCCATGCCTGGTGTTCCCCCGGTATTGTGGCAGACTGCTTATAGTCATACACCGACGGGGATAATCTCTTTTGTTCGGGCTAGGCGGTTGGTTGCTTCTGGGTGTTTAGCTTATTTGGCCCACATCAGAGATGTGAGTAGGGAGGGCCCTTCAGTTGACTCAGTTCCTGTGGTTAGAGAGTATGCAGATGTGTTACCTACAGAACTACCTGGCCTATCCCCAGTGTGTGACATTGATTTTGCTATAGTTTTAGAGCCTGGCACCCGTTCTATTTCTATTCcgccttatcggatggctcttGCAGAGCTCAGAGAGCTCAGCGTTCAGTTAAAGGACCTCTTAGGAAAGGGGTTCATTCGTCCGA ggtgccaCCGTATTtttaagattgatttgaggtccgGGTACCATCAGCTGAGGATTAGAGAAGCAGACATCCCTAAGACCGCATTTAGGACTCGTTACGGCCATTATGAGTTCCTtgtgatgtcttttgggttaactAATGCCCCAGCCGCCTTTATGGACTTGATGACTCGTGTGTTCAGGCCATACCTTGATTCatttgttatcatcttcatttATGACATATTGGTATACTCGCGGAGCCGGAGTGAGCATGAGCAGCATTTGAGGATAGTGCTCCAGACTTTGAGAGATCAGCAGCTTTATAACAAGTTCTCAAAGTGCGAGTTTTGGCTTGCATCTGTAGCATTCTTAGGGcacgtggtgtccaaggagggtattaggGTAGATTCGACGAAGATTGAAGCTATTCGTGATTGGGACAGACCCACTTCTGTTACTGAGGTTCGTAGCTTTGTCGGGTTAGCGAGTTACTACAGGCGTTTTGTTGAGGGCTTTTCTACTATTGCAGCTCCTTTGACTCGGTTGACTCGCCAGGATATTCCCTTTGTGTGGTCGGAGGAGTGTGAGATGAGCTTTCTGAAGCTCAAGGAGTTGCTTACTAGCGCTCCTATATTGACTCTTCCGATTGAGGGCGAGAGTTTCACGATTTATTGTGACGCGTCTGGTGTTGGTGtgggttgtgtattgatgcagcagGGTCGGGTTATTGCGTATGCGTCGAGGCAGCTTAAGGTCCTTGAGCGCAACTACCCCAcccatgacttggagttggcagCGGTAGTTTTCGCGCTTAAGAtttggaggcactacttgtatagAGTTCGATGTGAGATCTATactgaccacaagagtcttcagtaCATCATGAGCCAGAGGGACCTTAATTCGAGGCAGCGTCGTTGGATTGAGCTCCTGAAGGATTATGATCTCTCCATTCTCTATCATCCGGGCAAGGCGAACGTGGTAGCAGACGCCTTGAGCTGA
- the LOC107021967 gene encoding probable serine/threonine-protein kinase irlF — protein MEKNSKEEGNSGKLQEQGRKAFEDSKEEGNSGKLQEQGRKAFEDTTRSSNQPNKSQKRGAATEDEQNQQKTQMTGQQQSQKNHSQGEQRQQEAIQEEQWQIQKRRHQKSQEQTNSKVVWRPVSPPRQRTIGSQQQEQKNTGISKFPTKNIFSNLEMQEQHEVQQTGQEGARDTVIQKEQLKNGNSADQTAMNSLNTYMTPIQQTITNNKNKNTRIDLSLPNPKPPVLLLLMLVILKKFLEVWMGVSGDSH, from the coding sequence ATGGAAAAAAACAGTAAGGAAGAAGGGAATTCTGGAAAATTACAGGAACAAGGAAGGAAGGCATTTGAAGACAGTAAGGAAGAAGGGAATTCTGGAAAATTACAGGAACAAGGAAGGAAGGCATTTGAAGATACAACAAGGTCATCAAATCAACCAAACAAAAGCCAAAAGAGAGGAGCTGCAACAGAGGATGagcaaaatcaacaaaagacaCAAATGACAGGCCAACAACAAAGCCAAAAGAATCATAGTCAAGGTGAACAAAGGCAGCAAGAAGCGATACAGGAAGAACAGTGGCAAATACAAAAGAGGAGGCACCAAAAAAGTCAGGAACAAACCAACTCCAAGGTTGTTTGGAGACCTGTCTCTCCCCCAAGACAGAGAACCATTGGCAGCCAGCAACAAGAACAGAAAAATACAGGTATATCTAAATTtccaactaaaaatattttttcaaaccTAGAAATGCAGGAACAACATGAAGTGCAGCAAACAGGGCAGGAGGGAGCCAGGGACACAGTAATTCAGAAGGAGCAATTAAAAAATGGAAATTCTGCCGACCAAACTGCCATGAACAGTCTCAACACCTATATGACACCAATTCAGCAGACTATTACTAACAACAAGAATAAAAACACACGTATTGACTTATCTCTCCCAAACCCAAAACCCCCAGTACTATTATTGTTGATGTTGGTCATTCTGAAGAAGTTTCTGGAGGTATGGATGGGGGTGTCAGGAGATAGCCACTAA